The genomic region GACGATCTCCGCGGTGGTCATGTTCCGGGTCAGGCCGGCCTGGCCGGTGGCGCAGAACGGGCAGGCCATGCCGCAGCCGGCCTGCGACGAGACGCACATCGTGGTCCGGTCGGTGTAGCGCATCAGCACGGACTCGACCAGCGAGCCGTCGAGCAGCTTCCACAGCGACTTGCGGGTCTGGCCGTTGTCGCACTCCAGGTCACGGACCTTGGTGAGCAGCGGCGGCATCAGCTCGGCGACCAGCTTGTCGCGGGACGCCGCGGGCAGATCGGTCATCTCGGCCGGGTCGGAGACCAGCCGGGAGAAGTAGTGGTTCGACAACTGCTTGGCCCGGAACGCGGGCTCTCCCAGCGCCGTCACCGCCGCCCGGCGCTCCTCCCCGCTGAGGTCGGCCAGGTGCCGCGGCGGCTTCTTGGCACGGCGCGGTTCGTCGAAAACGAGCGGAAGGGAGGTAGTCATCGCCCTCGATTGTCCCTCGCGGCCGACCGCTTTCACAAATTCACGTCCCGATTTGGGGACGTGTCACCCATCACTGCCTCGGCGGCCGGCTCCCGCCGGTCCGAGTGTCCGAGGTGCCGCCCGGGCGCGATCCGGTCCCGCACCAACTGCTTCAGCGCCGGAATCTCGGCGAACCTGCCCTCGGCCTTGCGCGACCAGAGCGTCTCCCCGTCCAGCCGGATGTCGAACACCCCGCCGGTCCCCGGTATCAGCGCGACCTCCCCCAACTCCTTGGAGAAGGTCGTCAGCAGTTCCTGCGCCGTCCAGGCCGCCCGCATCAACCACCGGCACTGCGTGCAGTACTCGATCTCCAACCGCGGCTGCCTGGTCACCCGCCCAGTATCCCAGCCGTGGTCGGCGGGAATGGCAGCCACCGCGGAGGTGGTTGAACCAAGCATCATGACTGCGTCGCTCAGCGGTGTCCCTCTGTCGATCCTGGACCGCTCGCGGACTCGCGGAGGTGAGACCGAGGCGGAGACCCTGCGCGCCACGGTCCGGCTGGCGCAGCAGGCCGAGGAGCTCGGGTACCACCGCTTCTGGGTGTCCGAGCACCACAGCGTGCCCGGCGTGGTCGGTTCGGCGCCGACCGTGCTCGCGGCCGCCGTCGCCGCCTCGACCGAGCGGATCCGCGTCGGCACCGGCGGCGTGATGTTGCCGAACCACCGGCCACTCGTCGTCGCCGAGCAGTTCGGCGTCCTGGAGTCGCTCTTCCCCGGCCGCATCGACATGGGGCTCGGCCGGTCCGTCGGCTTCACCAACGGGATCCGGCGCGCGCTCGGCGTCGAGAAGGACGCCGCCGACGACTTCGCCGATCAGGTCCGCGAACTGCTGGGCTACTTCACCGGCACCCAGCAGAACCACCCGCAGGTCCATGCCCGCCCCGGGGAGGGTTTGCGCGTACCGGCGTACGTGCTGGCGGTCGGTGAGGGCGCGCAACTCGCCGCATCACTCGGGCTGCCGCTGGTGATGGCCGGTGCCCGTGGCGAGTCGGCCCTGCTCGACTCGCTGCAGCGCTACCGCTCCGGCTTCACGCCATCCGGCTGGGCCGCGCGACCGTACGTCGTACTGGCGGTTACTGCGGCCGTTGCGGAGACGACCGAGGCAGCGCGGCGACTTCTCCTGCCCGAGGCATGGTCCACCGCCTACTCCCGCACCCGCGGGGTCTTCCCGCCGCTGGAACCGCTCGACCTGCAACGAACGATGACCGACAAGGAGCGTGGCTTCTTCGAGCAGTCACTCCAGGGCCAGATCTATGGCACCCCGCCCGAGGTGGACGCGGTGCTGGGTGGACTGGTCGAGCGGACCGGCGCCGACGAGGTGCTGATCACCACCAACACCTACGACCGGGCCGACCTGCTGGAGTCCTACCGGCTGCTGGCGGAGCTGGCCGGGCTGAGGACCACCGTCAGCTGATCCGGCTCAGCAGGCCCTTGCGGACGTCGGGCCACTCGTCCGCGAGGATCGAGAACACCACGGTGTCGCGCCAGGTGCCGTCGGGCTGCTTGATGTGCCGGCGCAGCACGCCTTCGCGCGTCGCGCCGAGCTTGGCGATCGCCGCCTGGGACCGGGTGTTCACCAGGCTGGTCTGGATCTTCACCCGGGTGAAGCCGCAGTCTTCGAAGGCGTGCTGCAGCATCAGGAACTTGCAGGCCGGGTTGACCACCGTGCCCCAGACCGCGGGCGCGTAGCCGGTCCAGCCGAGGTGGACTGCTTCGTTCGCGAGGTCCACGTCGCCGAGACTCGTCGTACCGACAACGGTGCCCCCGGCCCCCAACTCCGAGTCGCGAGCCAGCCGGACGACGTACGCGACGCGCTGCGGGGCAGCCTGCTGCCAACGGGCCCGCATCTCGTCCACGCCGGCCGGGCGCCCGCCGGGTCCGCCGCCGAAGCCCGCGGCGTACACCCGTGCGTCGTCGATCGCGGCGTACAGGGCTTCGATGTCATCGGCAACAAAACGGTCGAGGCGCACGTGGTCGCCGATCAGCGGGCGGCCGTCCGGGGCGATGGTCATGGCACCAGCCAACCCGCGGACGGGCGAGGCGTCAAACGAGAATGTGCAGCACCAGCCAGACGGCCGGAGCGGTGGCCAGCACCGAGTCCAGCCGGTCCATCAGACCGCCGTGGCCGGGCAGCAGGTTCGACATGTCCTTGATGCCCAGGTCCCGCTTGATCATCGACTCGCCGAGGTCGCCGACCGTCGCGGTCAGCACGGCGACCGCGCCGACGATCGCACCGGCCCACCACGGACCGTCGAGCAGCAGGACGACCGACGCGATGCCGGTGCCGATGCAGGCCAGCGTCGAGCCGGTGAAACCTTCCCAGGACTTCTTCGGGCTGATCGTCGGCGCCATCGGGTGCTTGCCGAACAGGACGCCCACCACGTAGCCGCCGACGTCGCTGGCCACCACCACCAGGAAAAACGTCACCACGCGCTGCGGGCCGTCGCTCTCCGGCTGCACGAGCAGCACGGCGAACCCGGCCAGCAACGGAACGTAGCCGATCAGGAACACCCCGGCGGTGACGTCGCGGACGAAACCGTTCGACCCGCCCGGCATCCGCCAGAAGATCGTCGCCAGCACCGTCAGCGCCAGCCCGGCCAGCAGGGCCATCGGCCCGCCGAAGTACGCCGCGACCGGCATCGCGATGGACCCGGCCAGCACCGGGACCCGCGGGACGACGGCCCCGCCGGTGCGCAGCGCGCGGATCATCTCGTCGACGGCCACCAGCACGCCGGCCAGCACCACGAAGATGAAGAGCCACTTCAGCCAGAACAGCGAGCCGAGAATCACCGCGCCGAGCCCTGCCCCGACCGCGATCGCGGCGGGCAGGTTGCGCCCGGCGCGGCTCGGCGCGGGCGTGCTTTGGTCGACGCCCATCACACCTCGAGCAGTTCGGCTTCCTTGTGCTTGAGCAGCTCGTCGATGGAGTCGACGTACTTCTTCGTCAACCCGTCGAGGCGCTTCTCAGCACTCTTGCCCTCGTCCTCGCCCGCCTGGCCGTCCTTGACGGTCTTGTCCACCACGTCCTTGGCGTGCCGGCGGATGTTGCGCATCGAGACCTTGGCCTCCTCGGCCTTGGTCCGGGCGACCTTGATGTACTCCTTGCGCCGCTCCTCGGTGAGCTGCGGCATCACGACCCGGATCACCGAGCCGTCGTTGCCCGGGTTCACGCCCAGGTCGGAGTCGCGAATGGCCTTCTCGATCGCGGCCATCGCGCCCTTGTCGTAGGGCGAGATCAGCACCGTGCGCGGCTCCGGCACCTGGAAGCCGGCCAGCTGCTGCAGCGGCGTCGGCGAACCGTAGTAGTCGGCCAGCAGGCTGGCGAACATCGACGGGTGGGCCCGGCCGGTGCGGATCGCGGCGAAGTCGTTCTTGGCGACCTCCACGGCCTTCGCCATCTTCTGCTCGGCTTCGCGGAGTGCTTCGTCGATCACGACATTCCTCGCTTCCTCGGGGCCGCTCGGCGCGGCCGCTCAAACCCTACGAACGCTGGTCTACCAGATCGCGGACATCGGTCCGCGTGTCGATGATCCTAGGGTATGTCCGGCGGCGGCCAGTGGGCTGCCGGACCTGACCCGTGAACCCGGCTACTGGCCGGGTGAGACGACCGTGCCGATCTTCTCGCCGCGCACGACCCGGGCGATGTTGCCGTCCTGCAGGCCGAAGATCACGATCGGCAGCGCGTTGTCGCGGGCCAGGCTGATCGCGGTGGCGTCGGCGACGCGCAGGCCGCGGGCCAGGAAGTCGTCGTACGAGAGGCCGTCGAACTTCACCGCGTCCGGGTTGGTCTTGGGATCGGAGTCGTAGACGCCGTCCACGCCCTGCTTGCCCATCAGCAGCGCCTCGGCGCCGATCTCCAGCGCGCGCTGGGCGGCGACGGTGTCGGTGGAGAAGTACGGCATGCCCGAACCAGCGCCGAAGATGACGACCCGGCCCTTGGCCAGGTGCCGGTCGGCCTTGCGCGGGATGTAGGGCTCGGCGACCTGACCCATCGTGATCGCGGTCTGGACCCGGGTCTCGACCCCGAGCTTCTCCAGGAAGTCCTGCAGCGCCAGGCAGTTCATCACGGTGCCGAGCATGCCCATGTAGTCGGCGCGGTTGCGCTCCATGCCGCGCTGCTGCAGCTCCGCGCCGCGGAAGAAGTTGCCGCCACCGACCACGACGGCGACCTGTACGCCGGCCCTGACCACCTCGGCGATCTGCTTGGCGATCGAGTTCACCACGTCGGGGTCGACGCCGAGCTTGCCGCCGCCGAACACCTCACCCGACAGCTTCAGCAGCACCCGGTGGTAGGCCGGATCGAACGGCGAAGAGGCCGGACTCGTCTCGGTACCCAGGGTTTCCGTCACGATTCCGGCCTCCTCGTCGATGGTGTTGCGTGCTCGTCCTAACCGCTGACGACTCAGGCGCCGACCTCGAAGCGGGCGAACCGCTTCACGGTGACGCCGGCCTCGTCGAGCACGGCCTTGACGGTCTTCTTGCTCTCCTGGACCGACGGCTGCTCGAGCAGCACGACCTCCTTGAAGAAGCCGTTCACCCGGCCCTCGACGATCTTCGGCAGCGCCTGCTCCGGCTTGCCCTCCTCGCGAGCGGTCGCCTCGGCGATCCGGCGCTCGTTCTCGACCGTCTCGGCCGGGACCTCGTCGCGGGTGGTGTACAGCGGGCGCATCGCGGCGGCCTGCATCGCGGCACCGCGGGCGGCGTCGATGTTGTCGCCCTCGAACTCGACCAGCACGCCGACCTGGGCCGGCAGGTCGGCGGCACGCTTGTGCATGTACGCCGCGACCTTGCCGTCGAAGACGGCGACCTTGCCGAGCTCCAGCTTCTCGCCGATCACCGCGGCCAGCGCCTCGATGTTCTCCGCGACGCTCTTGCCGTCGGCGAGCTTCTCGCTCAGCAGGCCCTCGATGTCGCCGACCTTGCTGGCGGCGGCGTGCGCGACGATGTCGGCCGCGAGCTGCTGGAACTGCTCGTTCTTGGCGACGAAGTCGGTCTCGCAGTTCAGCTGGACCAGCGCGTTCTCCGCGGCGGCGACCAGGCCGTTGGTGGCGGACCGCTCGGCGCCCCGCTTGGCGGCCTTGGCCGCGCCGTGGATGCGCAGCTCCTCGATCGCCTTCTCGAAGTCGCCGTCGGTGGTCTCGAGCGCCTTCTTCGCGTCCATCATGCCCGCGCCGGTGGCGTCGCGGAGCTTCTTCACGTCAGCGGCGGTGTAGTTCGCCATTCCTCGTTCTCTCGTCCTGTCGGTGCGTCAGCGGGTGGGTCGCCGCCCGGCCGGAGCGCCACCGTGGAGGGTGGCGCCGGTCGGACGACCTGGGGTTCCGGCCTGCGGTACCCCGGACCGGAGTACCGCGTGCTCGGGACCTTTCGGCCTTGGTGCCGGGGCGGTCGCCCCGGCGTCCGGTCCGGGCCGCCGTCGGCCCCGGCCGTCGCTCCCGGACCCTTGCGGGAACCGGGAGCTCGGAACCGGGGTCGGCGAGCCCGGAAGCGGATCAGGCCTCGGTCTTCGGCGCCTCGGTGCCCTCGACCGGGGTGTCGTCGGCCGCGGCGACCGTCTCGGCGACGGCGCCGGACTCGGCCAGCGGAGCCGGCTCGGCCGGAGCCTCGGTCACCGCGGCGGCGTCGGCGGCCGGAGCCGCGTCGGCAGCCGGAGCGGCCTCGGCAGCCGGAGCGGCCTCGGCAGCCGGGGTGGCGGCCGCGGCGTTCTGGCTCTCCAGCAGCTCACGCTCCCAGGCGGCCATCGGCTCCTCGGCGCCCAGCTCCTCACCGGCAGCGGCAGCGCCCTGGCCGGAGCGGGCCATCAGCCCGTCGGCGACGGCGTCGGCCACCACGCGGGTCAGCAGGCCGACCGAGCGGATCGCGTCGTCGTTGCCCGGGATCGGGAAGTCGACCTCGTCGGGGTCGCAGTTGGTGTCCAGGATGCCGATGATCGGCAGCTTCAGCTTGCGCGCCTCGTCGACCGCGAGGTGCTCCTTCTTGGTGTCGACGATCCACACCGCGGAGGGCACCCGGCCCATGTCCCGGATACCGCCGAGGGTCTTGAGCAGCTTGTCGTGCTCGCGACGCTTCTGCAGCAGCTCCTTCTTGGTGACACCGGAGCCGGCGACGTCGTCGAAGTCGATCAGCTCCAGCTCCTTGAGCCGCTGGAGCCGCTTGTTGACGGTCTGGAAGTTGGTGAGCATGCCGCCCAGCCAGCGCTGGTTCACGTACGGCATGCCGACCCGGGTCGCCTGCTCGGCGATCGCTTCCTGGGCCTGCTTCTTGGTACCGACGAACAGGATCGCGCCGCCGGAGGCGACGGTGCTCCGGACGAACTCGTAGGCGCGGTCGATGTACGACAGCGACTGCTGCAGGTCGATGATGTAGATGCCGTTGCGCTCGGTGAGGATGTAGCGCTTCATCTTCGGGTTCCAGCGACGGGTCTGGTGCCCGAAGTGCACGCCGCTCTCGAGCAGCTGCTTCATGGTCACGACGGCCATGAGGTGTTCCTCCTGTCGCGCCGGCCGGGCTCACTCGTCCGGTGGCGCTGTCTCGGTTGTCCCGCGGCGGACCGGTCGGTCCGTCGCGCCTGACGCCCGCGCGAACCCCTCCCCGGCGAACCGGGACCGATGGGATTCGGGTGTGTGCGGGCGTGCGAAGTCGCCCCACCGAGGTGGGACGCCGCCAGAAGTCTACGCGAAACCCCACCCCCGGTCGAACCGGCCTTCACCCTGTCCACAGGCTCCGGATCACCGCGGCCCGGACCCGGTTTCCGCTGCACCTTGACAGCATGAACCCACTCCTGTTCGCCCCACTACTGGCAGCCCCGGACGCGGTCCCGTCGGACGGCGTCTGGCCGCTCCAGCCGCGCCCTCGGATCGCCCGCGCCTACACCCCACCGCCGAAGCCCTGGCTTCCCGGCCACCGCGGCCTGGACCTCTTCGGCTCCCCCGGCCAGCAGGTCCTCGCCCCCACCGAAGGCACCGTGACGTACGCCGGCCCGCTCGCGGGCCGCGGCGTCGTTGTCCTCACGCACGGCGACCTGCGCACCACCTACGAGCCGGTGATTCCGTCGGTCGAGCCGGGCGCCCGAGTTCGCCGCGCGCAACCCATCGGCCGCCTCTCGGCCGCTGCCTCGCACTGCGCGCCCACCCCGTGCCTGCACTGGGGTCTCCGGCGGGACGCGGCCTACCTGGATCCACAGGTGCTGCTCAAGGCGCTGCCCGTCCGCCTGCTGCCCACCGTCCCCGCGCTCACCGCCGGCGGCTCCGTCCCGGGTCCTGCAGCATCTGCCCCACCGCCCCCGCCGTCAACTGCGCCCGCGCCGGCCGCAGGAAGTCACGGCACCGCGGCTCCCACCGCAATCGTCACGCTCAGTGCTCTGGCGACGCTCGGCGCCGTCGTGCTGATCAGGAACCACTGACCGTGAGCTCAGCTCCCGGGGACGCGTGCCTGCCACGCGTCCTCGTCCTTGGACCGCCGCTCGACCCCGGCCGGAAGCTTGCCCTTGGCAAGGTCGATCAGCGTCGTGTGCTCCAGCACGTCCCGCAGACTGGCCCGGGCCGCGATCCACACCCGCTGCAGCACCACGGCCCGCTCGTTGTACGCCACGCTCTCGGGCCGGACCCCGGAGATGCTCACGATCGGCCCGTCCACCGCCCGCATCACGTCGGCGACGGAGATCTCGTTCGGATCCACCGCGAGCTTCCACCCGCCGGACTGCCCGCGCTGGCTCGACAGCACCCCGGCGCGCCGCAGGTCGGCCAGGATGCCCTGCAGGAAGCCGTGCGGAATTCCCTGTGCCCGGCTGAGCTCCTCCGCGGACACCACGGAGGGGTCGTTCGCCACCCAGCGCTGGGTGATCTCGATCAGCGCCCGCAACGCATAGTCAGATTTAGCCGAAACCCGCATGTCCCGAAGTCTGCCCCATCGCCCGGCCCGCTACCCGCCACCACCCCGATGGCTTGCACCGGGGCTCTGCGATCAGGCCCGGGGATGCGCCTGCTCGTAGGCGCTGCGCAACCGCTCGCTCGAGACGTGCGTGTAGACCTGCGTCGTCGCCAGCGACGCGTGCCCCAGCAACTCCTGCACGCTGCGCAGATCCGCCCCGCCTTCCAGCAGGTGCGTCGCTGCCGTGTGCCGCAACCCGTGCGGCGACAGGTCGGGCGCCTCGACCGCGCCGATCCGGGCGTGCACGACCCGGCGTACGGTCCGCTGGTCGATCCGTCCACCCCGCGCCCCGAGGAACAAGGCCGGCCCGCTGCCGTCCCGGACCAGCCGGGGCCGCACCGCGAGCCACGTCTCCAGCGCCTCGGCCGCCGGTACGCCGTACGGGACCGACCTCTCTTTACGCCCCTTACCGAACACGCGCACCACGCGCCGCGACCGATCCACCTCGTCGACGTCCAGCGCGCACAGCTCGCCGACCCGGATACCCGTTGCGTACAGCAACTCCATGATCGTCAGATCGCGAAGCCCCACAGGGCTCCCGTCGTCCGCGGCCACGGCGGCGGCGTCCAGCACGGCGCGCGTGTCCGCCTGCCCGAGCACGCCCGGCAGCGTCTTGTGTGCCTTGGGGCTGGCGAGCAACGCCCCCGGATCGGTCGCGATCCGCCCGGTGCGCTGGGCCCACGCGGTGAACACCCGAGCCGCTGTCGCCCGCCGCGCCATGGTGCTGCGCGCCTTGCCCAAACTCTGCTGTTTGGCCAGCCAGGAACGCAGTCCGCGGATGTCGAGGGCGCTCAGATCATCGTGACCGAGCCGAGTCACATGGTCGATCAAATCGGCGACATCGCCCATGTACGCTCGGACCGAGTGCTCGCTGAGGCCTCTCTCCGCCGTCAGGTGCCGTTCGTAGTCAGCCAGTAACGCAGCGAAATCCTCCGGTACGGAGGGGTCCGCGCTGACGTCGTCCGGTGCCATCCCCTGACCATGCGGGAGCGGTCGCGGCATCGCAAGCCACCGCGCGGAACCGAGACAGAGAAGGGCTGGTCCGTAGCCCACTGGTCGACTACTGTTCGGCCCGATTGCCCTAGTAGCAACGGAGGCACCCCTGACCATGGCCCCCTCAGCGAACGGACAGACCGTAGGCCGGCGCCTGCCGGTCGAGTCGGCGTTCACTCGAGTCGAGGAGGCGCGGCACCGACTGCCACGTCTGTTCGGCCGACGCGACCTCGTCGTGCTCGGCCTCGGTGTGATGATCGGTTCCGGCATCTTCAGCCTCAGCGGCAAGCAGGCCGCCACCGTGGCCGGCCCTGCCGTCATCCTGTCGTTCGTCATCGCGGCGCTCGTCTGCCTGCTCGCCGCCGCGTGCTACGCCGAGCTCTCGTCGACGATCCCGGTCTCCGGCAGCGCGTACACGTTCAGCTACGTCACCTTCGGCGAGATGTGGGCGTGGCTGGTCGGCTGGGCGCTGGTGCTGGAGCTCGTCACCGCAGCGGCGATCGTCGCCCGCGTCTGGTCCGCGTACTTCCTCGCCACCTTGAACGGTTTCGGCGTCACCCTGCCCGACGGACTGGCACAATTCTTCGGGCCCGACGCCGAGGTGAACCTCGTCGCCCCGCTGCTGTTGCTGCTGCTCACCGCGATGATCGTCACCGGTACGAAGTTGTCCGCGCGCGTCCTCACCATCGTGGTGCTGGCGAAGGTCGCGGTGATCCTGCTGGTCGTGGTGATCGGCGCGACGCACATCAACATGGACAACTTCCGCCCGTTCGTGCCGATGGCGCGGGCCGCTCCGGCGACCGCGAGTCCGACCCTGCTGGGCTGGATCCTGGACTCCTCGTTCGGGTCGTTCGGCGTGATGGGCATCTTCACCGCGGCGAGCGCGATCGTCTTCGCGTTCATCGGTTTCGACCTGATCGCCACCGCGTCCGAGGACGCCCGGAACCCGCGCAAGACGGTCCCGCAGGGCATGCTGCTCGGCGTCGGCGTGGTCACCATCCTCTACATCGCGATGGCGGTCGTGCTGGTCGGCCTGCGCCCGTACGCCCAACTGGGCGGCGGTGCGCCCGTGTCGGAGGCGCTGGAAGCGGTCGGCGTCGGCTGGGCCGCAGACGTGGTCAACCTGGGCGCACTCCTGGCGCTGATGACGGTGATCATGGTGGTGCTGATCGCCCAGAGCCGCGTTCTGTTCAACATGGGCCGCGACGGACTGCTGCCGAAGAGCCTTGGCCGGGTCAGCCGGGTGTACTCGTCGCCGGCCCGGGCGGCGACGGCGGCCGGTCTGGCCGCGCTGGCGCTCACGCTGTACCCGAAGGTCCTCGAGCTCGAGGAGCTGCTGGTCATCGGTGCGCTGTTCTGCTTCGCCTTCTGCGCGGTCGGCGTCCTGACCCTGCGCCGCTCCGAGCCGAACCTGGAGCGCGGCTTCCGGGTCCCGCTGGTGCCGCTGATCCCGCTGCTGTCGCTGGCCGCGACGCTGTGGCTGATGCTCAACCTGAAGACGAGCACCTGGACGAAGTTCGGCGTCTGGATGCTGCTCGGGCTCGCGATCTACGGCCTGTACGGCCGCTGGCACAGCCGCCTGGCCAACGAGGAGAGCTGGGACTTCGAGATCGGTGACACCGATCCGGGCACCGGCGGCCTGCAGCCGGTGCGCCAGGACCCGTCCAACGAGCTGCGCGCGAACCGCACCCCACCGAAGTCCACCCGCGGCAAACACATGCGCAACTGAGCACTCGTCGCTGACGCTTCCGCCGGCCGTCCCCTTGTGGGTCGCCGGCGGACTTGTCCACAGACCCGAAGTCCGCTCCGGCAGCGGCCACGTTTCCCGGCATGTTCTTGTCGGAGGTGGTCATCGATGCGGACCAAGGATGCAGTCGGGCAGTACGGCGAGCAGCTCGCCGCGGAACATCTCACCCAGGCGGGCTTCGCGATTCTCGCGCGCAACTGGCGCTGCGAGCTGGGTGAGATCGACATCGTCGCCCGTGAGGGCAGGGCGTTGGTCGTCTGCGAGGTGAAGACCAGACGCGGGCTGAACTACGGCAGCCCGCTGGAGTCCATCACCTATCGCAAGCTCAGCACCCTGCGCCGGCTGGTCGGTCGCTGGTTGCAGGAGCATGAGGTCCGGCCGCCGGAGGTCCGGATCGACGTGGTGTCCGTGCTCGTCCCACCCGGCGGTGCGCCGACCGTCGAGCACCTTCGGGGCGTGGGCTGATGGCCCTCGCCCAGGCCTGGTCGGTCGCGCTCGTCGGCCTCGAGGGGCACCTGGTCGAGATCGAGGCCGACATCGCCCAGGGCCTGCCGAAGACGACGCTGATCGGGCTGCCCGACGCCTCGCTCTCCGAGGCCCGCGACCGCGTCCGCGCCGCGGTCGTCAACAGCGGTGAGCGATTCCCCGATCGCAAGGTCACCATCGGCCTGTCCCCGGCGACCCTGCCGAAGACCGGAAGTCATTACGACGTTGCCATCGCCTGCTCGCTGCTCGCCGCCAGCGGCGTCCTGAACGGCGGTGAATTGCGGCACTGCGCGATGATCGGCGAGCTCGGTCTCGACGGCCGGGTTCGCGAGGTCCGCGGCGCCCTCGCGATGACCTTGGCCGCGGCCCGTTCCGGCTTCGCCCGGATCGTCGTCCCGGAGCTGAACGCCGGCGAGGCCCGCCTCGTCCCCGACATCACCGTGTACGGCGTCCGCTCGCTGCGGCAGGTGCTCGCGATGATCCGCGGGGACGAGATTCCCGACGAGGAGCCGCCGCGGGCTGAGCCGCGACTGATGTCGGAGTCGCTGACCCGGGTGCCCGAGGTCGATCTCGACGACGTGCTCGGCCAACGTGAAGGCCGCCGGGCGATCGAGGCTGCGGCCGCCGGCGGACACCACCTGTACCTGCACGGTCCACCGGGCTCCGGCAAGACCATGCTCGCCGAGCGCCTGGCGGGGTTGATGCCCGATCTCGAAACCGAGGAGTCCTTGGAGGTCTCGGCGGTGCACTCGCTCGCCGGACTGCTGACCAACGACGCCGAGCTCGTCCGCCGGCCGCCGTTCATCGCA from Kribbella flavida DSM 17836 harbors:
- the tsf gene encoding translation elongation factor Ts; translation: MANYTAADVKKLRDATGAGMMDAKKALETTDGDFEKAIEELRIHGAAKAAKRGAERSATNGLVAAAENALVQLNCETDFVAKNEQFQQLAADIVAHAAASKVGDIEGLLSEKLADGKSVAENIEALAAVIGEKLELGKVAVFDGKVAAYMHKRAADLPAQVGVLVEFEGDNIDAARGAAMQAAAMRPLYTTRDEVPAETVENERRIAEATAREEGKPEQALPKIVEGRVNGFFKEVVLLEQPSVQESKKTVKAVLDEAGVTVKRFARFEVGA
- the frr gene encoding ribosome recycling factor, whose protein sequence is MDEALREAEQKMAKAVEVAKNDFAAIRTGRAHPSMFASLLADYYGSPTPLQQLAGFQVPEPRTVLISPYDKGAMAAIEKAIRDSDLGVNPGNDGSVIRVVMPQLTEERRKEYIKVARTKAEEAKVSMRNIRRHAKDVVDKTVKDGQAGEDEGKSAEKRLDGLTKKYVDSIDELLKHKEAELLEV
- a CDS encoding phosphatidate cytidylyltransferase, with translation MGVDQSTPAPSRAGRNLPAAIAVGAGLGAVILGSLFWLKWLFIFVVLAGVLVAVDEMIRALRTGGAVVPRVPVLAGSIAMPVAAYFGGPMALLAGLALTVLATIFWRMPGGSNGFVRDVTAGVFLIGYVPLLAGFAVLLVQPESDGPQRVVTFFLVVVASDVGGYVVGVLFGKHPMAPTISPKKSWEGFTGSTLACIGTGIASVVLLLDGPWWAGAIVGAVAVLTATVGDLGESMIKRDLGIKDMSNLLPGHGGLMDRLDSVLATAPAVWLVLHILV
- the rpsB gene encoding 30S ribosomal protein S2; protein product: MAVVTMKQLLESGVHFGHQTRRWNPKMKRYILTERNGIYIIDLQQSLSYIDRAYEFVRSTVASGGAILFVGTKKQAQEAIAEQATRVGMPYVNQRWLGGMLTNFQTVNKRLQRLKELELIDFDDVAGSGVTKKELLQKRREHDKLLKTLGGIRDMGRVPSAVWIVDTKKEHLAVDEARKLKLPIIGILDTNCDPDEVDFPIPGNDDAIRSVGLLTRVVADAVADGLMARSGQGAAAAGEELGAEEPMAAWERELLESQNAAAATPAAEAAPAAEAAPAADAAPAADAAAVTEAPAEPAPLAESGAVAETVAAADDTPVEGTEAPKTEA
- a CDS encoding GNAT family N-acetyltransferase, which gives rise to MTIAPDGRPLIGDHVRLDRFVADDIEALYAAIDDARVYAAGFGGGPGGRPAGVDEMRARWQQAAPQRVAYVVRLARDSELGAGGTVVGTTSLGDVDLANEAVHLGWTGYAPAVWGTVVNPACKFLMLQHAFEDCGFTRVKIQTSLVNTRSQAAIAKLGATREGVLRRHIKQPDGTWRDTVVFSILADEWPDVRKGLLSRIS
- a CDS encoding SelT/SelW/SelH family protein is translated as MTRQPRLEIEYCTQCRWLMRAAWTAQELLTTFSKELGEVALIPGTGGVFDIRLDGETLWSRKAEGRFAEIPALKQLVRDRIAPGRHLGHSDRREPAAEAVMGDTSPNRDVNL
- a CDS encoding tyrosine recombinase XerC codes for the protein MAPDDVSADPSVPEDFAALLADYERHLTAERGLSEHSVRAYMGDVADLIDHVTRLGHDDLSALDIRGLRSWLAKQQSLGKARSTMARRATAARVFTAWAQRTGRIATDPGALLASPKAHKTLPGVLGQADTRAVLDAAAVAADDGSPVGLRDLTIMELLYATGIRVGELCALDVDEVDRSRRVVRVFGKGRKERSVPYGVPAAEALETWLAVRPRLVRDGSGPALFLGARGGRIDQRTVRRVVHARIGAVEAPDLSPHGLRHTAATHLLEGGADLRSVQELLGHASLATTQVYTHVSSERLRSAYEQAHPRA
- the pyrH gene encoding UMP kinase is translated as MTETLGTETSPASSPFDPAYHRVLLKLSGEVFGGGKLGVDPDVVNSIAKQIAEVVRAGVQVAVVVGGGNFFRGAELQQRGMERNRADYMGMLGTVMNCLALQDFLEKLGVETRVQTAITMGQVAEPYIPRKADRHLAKGRVVIFGAGSGMPYFSTDTVAAQRALEIGAEALLMGKQGVDGVYDSDPKTNPDAVKFDGLSYDDFLARGLRVADATAISLARDNALPIVIFGLQDGNIARVVRGEKIGTVVSPGQ
- a CDS encoding M23 family metallopeptidase, coding for MNPLLFAPLLAAPDAVPSDGVWPLQPRPRIARAYTPPPKPWLPGHRGLDLFGSPGQQVLAPTEGTVTYAGPLAGRGVVVLTHGDLRTTYEPVIPSVEPGARVRRAQPIGRLSAAASHCAPTPCLHWGLRRDAAYLDPQVLLKALPVRLLPTVPALTAGGSVPGPAASAPPPPPSTAPAPAAGSHGTAAPTAIVTLSALATLGAVVLIRNH
- a CDS encoding RrF2 family transcriptional regulator, translating into MRVSAKSDYALRALIEITQRWVANDPSVVSAEELSRAQGIPHGFLQGILADLRRAGVLSSQRGQSGGWKLAVDPNEISVADVMRAVDGPIVSISGVRPESVAYNERAVVLQRVWIAARASLRDVLEHTTLIDLAKGKLPAGVERRSKDEDAWQARVPGS
- a CDS encoding LLM class flavin-dependent oxidoreductase, which encodes MTASLSGVPLSILDRSRTRGGETEAETLRATVRLAQQAEELGYHRFWVSEHHSVPGVVGSAPTVLAAAVAASTERIRVGTGGVMLPNHRPLVVAEQFGVLESLFPGRIDMGLGRSVGFTNGIRRALGVEKDAADDFADQVRELLGYFTGTQQNHPQVHARPGEGLRVPAYVLAVGEGAQLAASLGLPLVMAGARGESALLDSLQRYRSGFTPSGWAARPYVVLAVTAAVAETTEAARRLLLPEAWSTAYSRTRGVFPPLEPLDLQRTMTDKERGFFEQSLQGQIYGTPPEVDAVLGGLVERTGADEVLITTNTYDRADLLESYRLLAELAGLRTTVS